From a region of the Myroides sp. JBRI-B21084 genome:
- a CDS encoding NAD(P)H-binding protein, translated as MNIAILGAGWLGSALAHSLQNNNHNVKVSVTSTEKKQLLHATGINAFVVSATNDTINGELNFFKNIDVLVCTLTPQPINIFKTLANEIEKQGIKKVIICSSTGIYQNCTGLVTENSHLNTDIEKVNLLKNIEDTFLNQPTFTATILRLGGLIGGNRHPVIHLAKKTEISDGNEPVNIVFLETILKNIQLLINKPLLNTVFNLVENDHRTKEAFYTAEAKKHTLTLPPFTKNSAPKNRIVSTNKIQKHLTNN; from the coding sequence TTGAATATAGCCATTTTAGGCGCAGGTTGGCTTGGTAGCGCACTTGCCCATTCATTACAAAACAATAATCACAACGTTAAAGTTTCGGTAACTAGCACTGAAAAAAAACAACTTTTACATGCAACGGGCATTAATGCTTTCGTTGTTTCTGCAACCAACGACACAATTAACGGTGAACTTAATTTTTTTAAAAATATCGATGTTTTAGTTTGCACTTTAACACCTCAACCTATTAATATTTTTAAAACTTTAGCAAACGAAATAGAAAAACAAGGTATTAAAAAAGTAATTATTTGCAGTTCAACAGGTATTTACCAAAACTGCACTGGATTAGTTACCGAAAATAGCCATTTAAATACCGATATTGAAAAAGTTAATCTTTTAAAAAATATTGAAGATACATTTTTAAACCAACCTACCTTTACAGCAACAATTTTACGTTTAGGTGGTTTAATTGGCGGCAACAGACACCCAGTAATTCACCTTGCTAAAAAAACAGAAATTAGCGATGGCAACGAACCTGTTAACATTGTTTTTTTAGAAACCATTCTAAAGAACATTCAACTATTAATAAATAAACCGCTACTTAATACGGTTTTTAATTTGGTTGAAAACGACCACAGAACAAAAGAAGCTTTTTATACAGCCGAAGCAAAAAAACACACCCTAACATTACCCCCATTCACCAAAAATAGCGCACCTAAAAACCGAATAGTATCAACCAATAAAATCCAAAAACATCTAACTAATAATTAA
- a CDS encoding bifunctional GNAT family N-acetyltransferase/carbon-nitrogen hydrolase family protein: MQINKVELRNLEIEDYIGLKNSMQQAYEEGVEDPYWKKEEIKRLLKIFPEGQIVIVVDDKVVGAALSLIVDESLALSNHKYNDIITDSKFKAHNPDGDVLYGIDVFIHPDYRGLRLGRRLYDGRKELCEQLNLKSIIFAGRIPNYRNFAKDLTPKQYLDKVKTKEIHDPVISFQVNNDFHIKRLLRNYLEGDHDSRDYAVLLEWNNISYDKSPVLINTKKSLVRLGLIQWQMRPLNNLQEFFDQAEFFIDAVSGYESDFATFPELFVAPLMADYNHLSESEAIRELAKYTDTIHKRFQEFAIQYNINIITGSMPFLEDNVLYNVGFLCKRDGSSEMYRKIHITPNERLYWGMQGGDLIQTFDTDCGKIGIIICYDVEFPELSRLMSEDGMEILFVPYLTDTQNGYTRVRSCAQARAIENECYVAITGCVGNLPKVNNMDIQYGQAAVFTPSDFAFPNNGVKAEATPNTEMTLIVDVELNALKELHELGSVRIKKDRRLDLYKLRKLK; the protein is encoded by the coding sequence ATGCAGATTAATAAAGTTGAATTACGCAATCTAGAAATTGAAGACTATATAGGTTTAAAAAACTCTATGCAACAAGCCTACGAAGAAGGCGTGGAAGATCCTTATTGGAAAAAAGAAGAAATTAAACGCTTGTTAAAAATTTTTCCCGAAGGTCAAATTGTAATTGTTGTAGATGACAAGGTTGTAGGTGCTGCTTTATCGTTAATTGTTGATGAAAGCTTGGCATTATCTAACCACAAATACAACGATATTATTACCGATAGCAAATTTAAAGCACACAATCCAGACGGTGATGTTTTATATGGAATTGATGTTTTTATTCATCCCGATTACCGCGGATTACGTCTTGGGCGTCGCTTGTACGATGGTCGTAAAGAATTGTGCGAACAATTAAATTTAAAATCAATTATTTTTGCTGGGCGTATACCTAATTACCGCAACTTTGCTAAAGATTTAACACCAAAACAATACCTAGATAAGGTTAAAACTAAAGAAATTCACGACCCCGTAATATCGTTCCAAGTAAATAACGATTTTCACATTAAAAGGCTACTTCGCAACTATTTAGAAGGAGACCACGATTCACGTGATTACGCTGTTTTATTAGAATGGAACAACATTTCGTACGATAAATCACCTGTATTAATAAACACTAAAAAAAGTTTAGTGCGCTTAGGCTTAATTCAATGGCAAATGCGTCCTTTAAACAATTTGCAAGAGTTTTTTGACCAAGCCGAGTTTTTTATCGATGCTGTTTCGGGCTATGAAAGTGATTTTGCTACTTTTCCAGAACTTTTTGTTGCCCCTTTAATGGCCGATTACAACCACTTATCAGAATCTGAAGCTATACGTGAATTAGCAAAATATACCGATACTATTCACAAACGCTTTCAAGAATTTGCCATTCAATACAATATAAACATCATTACAGGTAGTATGCCTTTTTTAGAAGATAATGTATTGTACAACGTAGGTTTTTTGTGTAAACGCGATGGATCGTCTGAAATGTACCGAAAAATTCACATTACACCTAACGAACGTTTATACTGGGGCATGCAAGGCGGCGATCTAATACAAACTTTTGACACCGATTGTGGTAAAATTGGCATTATTATTTGTTATGATGTTGAATTTCCAGAACTTTCACGACTAATGAGTGAAGACGGAATGGAAATACTTTTTGTACCCTATTTAACCGATACCCAAAACGGGTATACCCGTGTACGTAGTTGTGCACAAGCGCGTGCTATAGAAAACGAATGTTATGTAGCTATTACAGGTTGTGTAGGTAATTTACCTAAAGTAAACAACATGGATATACAATACGGGCAAGCTGCCGTTTTTACTCCATCTGACTTTGCTTTTCCAAACAATGGTGTAAAGGCCGAAGCTACTCCAAATACCGAAATGACCTTGATTGTTGATGTTGAACTAAATGCTTTAAAAGAATTACACGAATTAGGTAGTGTTCGCATTAAAAAAGACCGTAGATTAGATTTGTATAAATTAAGAAAATTAAAATAA
- a CDS encoding ABC transporter permease produces MIQSKLSNTAYLYSILILSFPVATAFIVNKFLGMFQDNWHWGLTVFLLLCGLVSIFVIIWGFFVEMNLRMAVIKITKDTIEVKQLLGFGTKRVFNTNDIDGFVIRDFKQRAQYHEYCYLIKDNKAIAVFSSLYYKNYMQVRNEMQQHLKLLK; encoded by the coding sequence ATGATACAATCTAAATTAAGCAACACTGCGTATTTATACAGTATATTAATATTAAGTTTTCCGGTTGCAACCGCTTTTATTGTAAATAAGTTTTTGGGTATGTTTCAAGATAATTGGCACTGGGGGTTAACTGTTTTTTTATTGCTGTGCGGTTTGGTAAGTATTTTTGTAATTATTTGGGGCTTTTTTGTAGAAATGAATTTACGTATGGCTGTAATTAAAATTACCAAAGATACTATTGAAGTGAAACAACTTCTAGGTTTTGGTACCAAACGTGTTTTTAATACAAACGATATTGATGGTTTTGTAATTCGCGATTTTAAACAGCGCGCGCAATACCATGAATACTGCTATTTAATTAAAGATAACAAAGCAATTGCGGTTTTTTCAAGTTTATACTATAAAAATTACATGCAAGTGCGTAACGAAATGCAACAGCATTTAAAATTGTTAAAATAG
- a CDS encoding DEAD/DEAH box helicase, translating to MNFKDLEIIQPIMKAVTKAGYSKATPIQYKTIPYILNGNDVIGCAQTGTGKTASFAIPILQLLTQNKATVKQGIRALILTPTRELAIQISDNFETYGQYLPISYLAIFGGVSQVNQVSQLRKGVDVLIATPGRLQDLINQGCIDLRTLEIFVLDEADRMLDMGFVNDVKKILKKIPSKRQSLLFSATMPSEIRSFAHSFLINPVEINVTPISSTAKSINQSVCFVEKAEKLNLLISILEKHSIKRSLIFSRTKHGADKLVKQLMKQGIQAAAIHGNKSQNARQNALENFKNNRIRVLIATDIAARGIDIDELSHVVNYELPNVPETYVHRIGRTGRAGNNGTAISFCDNEQKKDLKSIQKLIGFKIPEYTLTT from the coding sequence ATGAATTTCAAAGATTTAGAAATTATACAGCCCATAATGAAAGCTGTAACAAAAGCCGGTTATAGTAAGGCAACCCCAATACAATATAAAACAATACCCTATATTTTAAACGGAAACGATGTAATAGGTTGTGCACAAACTGGTACAGGTAAAACCGCATCATTCGCAATACCAATTTTACAATTACTTACCCAAAACAAAGCTACAGTTAAGCAAGGTATTCGTGCGCTAATTTTAACCCCAACACGTGAATTAGCAATTCAAATCAGCGATAATTTTGAAACATACGGTCAGTATTTACCAATAAGTTATTTAGCAATTTTTGGTGGTGTATCGCAAGTAAACCAAGTAAGCCAATTGCGTAAGGGCGTAGATGTGTTAATTGCAACACCGGGTAGGTTGCAAGATCTTATTAACCAGGGGTGTATAGATTTGCGAACACTAGAAATTTTTGTATTAGATGAAGCAGATCGTATGCTAGATATGGGTTTTGTGAACGATGTAAAGAAAATCTTAAAAAAAATACCTAGTAAAAGACAAAGTTTATTATTCTCTGCAACAATGCCTTCAGAAATTAGAAGTTTTGCACATAGCTTTTTAATAAATCCTGTAGAAATTAACGTAACGCCTATTTCATCAACCGCAAAAAGCATCAACCAAAGTGTTTGTTTTGTTGAAAAAGCAGAAAAGTTAAATTTATTAATCTCTATTCTAGAAAAGCATTCCATTAAGCGGTCATTAATTTTTTCACGTACAAAACACGGAGCTGATAAATTGGTGAAGCAATTAATGAAGCAAGGTATACAAGCAGCTGCAATACATGGTAATAAATCACAAAACGCGCGTCAAAACGCATTAGAAAATTTTAAGAATAACCGCATAAGGGTATTAATTGCAACCGACATTGCAGCCCGAGGTATAGATATTGACGAATTATCACATGTTGTAAATTATGAACTTCCAAACGTTCCTGAAACCTATGTGCACAGAATTGGGCGTACAGGCCGAGCTGGGAACAATGGAACGGCAATTTCCTTTTGCGATAACGAACAAAAGAAAGACTTAAAAAGTATTCAAAAATTAATTGGTTTTAAAATACCAGAATACACTTTAACAACCTAA
- a CDS encoding cold shock domain-containing protein, with amino-acid sequence MADSFSKKENNKKKTKRLQDKQLRREDRKANNNKGKSLEDMIVYVDVNGNFTSVPPHLQNKEEDLAKAMKKSKSQQVDSETVFVGIVTHISDKGYGFITEEKTGESVFFHMGQAIVEVKKHEKVSFKKELTPKGFRAIDIKK; translated from the coding sequence ATGGCAGATTCTTTTTCTAAAAAAGAAAATAACAAGAAAAAAACAAAACGCTTACAAGACAAACAACTTCGTCGTGAAGATCGTAAAGCAAACAATAACAAAGGCAAAAGTCTTGAAGACATGATTGTTTATGTTGATGTAAACGGAAATTTTACTTCGGTACCTCCACATTTGCAAAATAAAGAAGAAGATTTGGCTAAAGCAATGAAAAAAAGCAAATCGCAACAAGTTGATTCTGAAACCGTTTTTGTTGGTATTGTTACACATATAAGCGATAAAGGGTACGGTTTTATTACCGAAGAAAAAACAGGCGAAAGTGTATTTTTTCACATGGGGCAAGCAATTGTAGAAGTGAAAAAACACGAAAAAGTAAGCTTTAAAAAAGAATTAACCCCCAAAGGTTTTAGAGCCATTGATATAAAAAAATAA
- a CDS encoding cold-shock protein: MQEGTVKFFNESKGFGFITQTNTNEDIFVHTSGLVDRIRENDNVVFDTEQGRKGITAVNVKRK, translated from the coding sequence ATGCAAGAAGGCACTGTAAAATTTTTTAATGAATCTAAAGGATTTGGATTTATTACACAAACAAATACTAATGAAGATATTTTTGTTCATACAAGTGGTTTGGTAGATAGAATACGCGAAAATGACAACGTTGTTTTTGATACAGAACAAGGTAGAAAAGGAATCACTGCTGTGAATGTAAAAAGAAAATAA
- a CDS encoding 3-oxoacyl-ACP synthase III family protein: protein MTSKIIGVGNYIPSQTITNLFFDNHHFLDENGDALLQSNAIIADKLKEITGIEERRYADKDQVASDIGFLAAKKAIENASIDPETIDYIIFAHNFGDVRFGTIQTDMVPSLAARVKNLLHIKNNFCVAYDVIFGCPGWIEGMIQANCFIKAGIAKRCLVIGAETLSRVVDIHDRDSMIYADGAGAAILDVSNNKVGIQSHLSASFTFKEKDYLYFGKSFNTKSSANIRYIKMEGRRIYEFALLNVPGAMKKCFDESGYTIDQLSKIIIHQANEKMDEAIVNRFYKLYNKPVPANIMPMVIHKLGNSSVATIPTLLTMLLNNELENHSLNKGDVVLFASVGAGMNVNAFVYTF from the coding sequence ATGACAAGTAAAATAATTGGCGTAGGAAACTACATACCTTCACAAACTATTACGAATCTATTTTTTGACAACCATCATTTTTTAGACGAAAACGGCGATGCATTGTTACAAAGTAATGCTATTATTGCTGATAAACTGAAAGAAATTACTGGTATTGAAGAAAGAAGATATGCCGATAAAGACCAAGTTGCATCGGATATTGGTTTTTTAGCTGCTAAAAAAGCCATTGAAAACGCAAGTATTGATCCTGAAACAATTGACTATATTATTTTTGCTCATAATTTTGGAGATGTACGTTTTGGAACTATACAAACCGATATGGTTCCTAGCTTGGCTGCAAGAGTAAAAAATTTATTGCACATAAAAAACAATTTTTGCGTTGCATATGATGTAATTTTTGGTTGCCCTGGTTGGATTGAAGGTATGATACAAGCGAATTGCTTTATTAAAGCAGGCATTGCAAAACGCTGTTTAGTTATTGGCGCCGAAACACTTTCACGTGTAGTTGATATTCATGACAGAGACAGCATGATTTATGCTGATGGTGCTGGTGCTGCTATTTTAGATGTAAGCAACAACAAAGTGGGGATACAATCGCACTTATCGGCTTCGTTTACTTTTAAAGAAAAAGACTATTTATATTTTGGAAAATCTTTTAACACCAAAAGCAGTGCAAACATTAGATATATCAAAATGGAAGGGAGACGTATTTACGAGTTTGCGCTTTTAAATGTTCCTGGCGCCATGAAGAAATGTTTTGATGAAAGTGGATATACAATTGATCAACTTTCTAAAATTATTATTCATCAGGCAAATGAAAAAATGGACGAAGCCATTGTAAATCGTTTCTATAAATTATACAATAAGCCTGTGCCTGCAAACATAATGCCTATGGTTATTCATAAATTAGGCAATAGCAGCGTTGCTACCATTCCTACCTTATTAACCATGCTTTTAAACAACGAACTTGAAAACCACTCCCTTAATAAAGGCGATGTTGTTTTATTTGCTTCGGTTGGTGCTGGTATGAATGTAAATGCTTTTGTTTACACGTTTTAA
- a CDS encoding LIC_13387 family protein — translation MKITSKLFTRLSAIFIFIHLLGHTGGHMGWDDETGPLYHVVKVMKGNSAEFMGATKSMADYFNGYSIMLFGVFGMSILILWNVANHLQTNKQLAKPILASMGIAYLFFGVVEYLYFFPFAAFISIFAGLFALIAVLKLKSETV, via the coding sequence ATGAAAATTACATCAAAACTATTCACACGCCTTTCGGCTATTTTTATTTTTATTCATTTATTAGGGCATACAGGTGGCCATATGGGCTGGGACGATGAAACCGGGCCTTTGTACCACGTAGTTAAAGTAATGAAAGGCAATAGTGCAGAATTTATGGGCGCAACCAAAAGCATGGCCGACTATTTTAACGGCTACAGCATTATGCTTTTTGGTGTATTTGGAATGAGCATTTTAATACTTTGGAATGTTGCCAACCATTTACAAACTAATAAACAATTAGCTAAACCTATTTTGGCAAGTATGGGTATTGCTTACTTATTTTTTGGCGTTGTAGAATATTTGTACTTTTTTCCGTTTGCGGCTTTTATTAGCATTTTTGCAGGATTGTTTGCTTTAATTGCTGTTTTGAAATTAAAAAGCGAAACGGTTTAG
- a CDS encoding ribose-phosphate pyrophosphokinase, which translates to MSYFEPEAKVFACSQSKELAEEIAKHYGVELGKVTFSHYSDGEFQPSFEESIRGLRVFLVCSTFPSADNLMELLLMCDAAKRASARHITAVIPYFGWARQDRKDKPRVPIGAKLVAKMLETAGATRVMTMDLHADQIQGFFEKPVDHLYASTIFLPYVQSLGLENLTIASPDMGGSKRAYAYAKYLESEVVVCYKQRKKANVIDTMELIGDVKGRNVILVDDMIDTGGTLAKAADVMLERGALSVRAICTHAILSGNAVEKIENSSLTELIVTDSIPLKKQSNKIRVLSCAGLFADVMHMVQNNTSISDKFIM; encoded by the coding sequence ATGAGTTACTTTGAGCCTGAAGCAAAGGTGTTTGCGTGTTCGCAGAGTAAAGAATTAGCAGAAGAAATTGCAAAGCATTACGGTGTAGAGCTAGGTAAAGTTACCTTTTCACATTATAGCGATGGGGAATTTCAACCTTCATTCGAAGAATCTATTCGTGGATTACGTGTATTCTTAGTGTGTTCTACCTTTCCTAGTGCCGATAATTTAATGGAATTATTGTTAATGTGCGATGCGGCTAAACGCGCGTCAGCACGCCATATTACCGCTGTTATTCCTTATTTTGGATGGGCACGTCAAGATCGTAAAGACAAGCCTCGTGTGCCAATAGGTGCTAAATTAGTAGCTAAAATGTTAGAAACAGCAGGTGCAACACGTGTAATGACTATGGATTTACACGCCGATCAAATTCAAGGGTTCTTTGAAAAACCAGTAGATCACTTGTATGCATCAACCATTTTCTTACCTTACGTACAATCATTAGGTTTAGAAAATTTAACCATTGCATCACCAGACATGGGCGGTTCAAAGCGTGCTTATGCGTATGCAAAATATTTAGAAAGCGAAGTAGTAGTTTGTTACAAACAACGCAAAAAAGCAAACGTAATTGATACCATGGAACTTATTGGCGATGTAAAAGGCCGTAATGTTATTTTGGTTGATGATATGATTGACACAGGCGGTACACTTGCAAAAGCAGCCGATGTAATGTTAGAACGCGGTGCCTTAAGCGTACGTGCAATTTGTACACATGCTATTTTGTCGGGCAATGCTGTAGAGAAAATTGAAAATTCATCTTTAACAGAATTAATTGTAACCGATTCTATACCGCTTAAAAAACAAAGTAACAAAATTCGCGTATTAAGCTGTGCTGGTTTGTTTGCCGATGTTATGCACATGGTACAAAACAACACATCGATAAGCGATAAATTTATCATGTAA
- a CDS encoding 50S ribosomal protein L25/general stress protein Ctc yields MKSISIKGQERESVGKVATKAARNAGLVPCVVYGGEQPVHFTAEEKAFKNLVYTPNVHTVAVDLGGKTIDCVLQDIQFDPVSDKILHIDFFQLHADKEITMEVPVKVVGNSKGVMAGGVLRLNQRKLKVRALPANLPDFVEADITELEMGNKLYVTKLPTNNFKLLHPDNTVVAQVRISRAAMKAAQEAAKAEKGAKKKK; encoded by the coding sequence ATGAAATCAATTTCAATTAAAGGACAAGAAAGAGAAAGCGTAGGTAAAGTAGCTACTAAAGCCGCACGTAATGCTGGATTGGTTCCTTGCGTAGTTTACGGAGGAGAACAACCAGTACATTTTACAGCTGAAGAAAAAGCGTTTAAAAACTTGGTGTACACTCCAAACGTACATACAGTTGCTGTTGATTTAGGTGGTAAAACTATTGACTGTGTTTTACAAGATATTCAGTTTGATCCAGTATCAGACAAAATTTTACACATTGACTTTTTCCAATTACACGCAGACAAAGAAATTACTATGGAAGTGCCTGTAAAAGTAGTAGGTAACAGTAAAGGTGTTATGGCTGGTGGTGTATTACGTTTAAACCAACGTAAATTAAAAGTACGTGCTTTACCTGCTAATTTACCTGATTTCGTAGAAGCTGATATCACTGAATTAGAAATGGGTAACAAATTATACGTTACTAAATTACCAACTAACAACTTTAAATTGTTACACCCAGATAATACAGTTGTTGCTCAAGTACGTATCTCTCGTGCGGCTATGAAAGCTGCTCAAGAAGCTGCAAAAGCAGAAAAAGGTGCAAAAAAGAAAAAATAA
- the pyk gene encoding pyruvate kinase: protein MLPRKKTKIVATLGPACSTKEIIQQMIESGVNVFRINFSHADYFDIEDKVRIIRELNNEFHYNTSILADLQGPKLRVGVMKDEVVLKKGDIITFSTKEEFLGTAEKVYMTYKSFPQDVNPGESILLDDGKLIFNVLETDREHEVKAVVVQGGPLKSKKGVNLPNTKVSLPALTEKDIKDALFAIKLSVDWIALSFVRTEEDLEDLRLLIEQNSDHKIPIIAKIEKPEAVANINKIVSHCDGLMVARGDLGVEIPAQEVPLIQKQLVHKAKYARIPVIIATQMMETMITSLTPTRAEVNDVANSVMDGADAVMLSGETSVGNYPVQVIEKMTQIIESVENSDLIKLPVNDPKIKTKRFITKSICYHAAIMANDIEAKVINTLTNSGYTAFQISAWRPNAHILAYTSNKHMLTQLNLLWGVTAFWYDKYESTDVTIEDINKIAKENNYVNEGDYTINLASMPLNEKGMVNTVRVSEIE from the coding sequence ATGTTACCACGTAAAAAAACAAAAATAGTCGCAACCTTAGGGCCGGCTTGTAGCACCAAAGAAATTATTCAACAAATGATAGAATCAGGTGTGAATGTTTTTAGAATTAACTTTTCGCATGCCGATTACTTTGATATTGAAGACAAAGTACGCATTATACGCGAATTAAATAACGAATTTCATTACAACACATCGATATTAGCCGATTTACAAGGACCTAAATTGCGCGTAGGAGTTATGAAAGATGAAGTTGTACTTAAAAAAGGCGATATCATTACTTTTTCTACCAAAGAAGAATTTTTAGGAACAGCTGAAAAAGTGTACATGACCTATAAAAGTTTTCCTCAGGACGTAAATCCTGGCGAAAGTATTTTACTTGACGATGGAAAGCTAATTTTTAATGTTTTAGAAACAGACCGTGAGCATGAAGTAAAAGCAGTTGTTGTACAAGGCGGTCCGTTAAAATCTAAAAAGGGAGTAAACTTACCCAACACCAAAGTATCTTTACCAGCATTGACCGAAAAAGATATAAAAGATGCACTTTTTGCCATTAAATTAAGTGTAGATTGGATTGCATTATCGTTTGTAAGAACTGAAGAGGATTTAGAGGATTTACGTTTATTGATTGAACAAAATTCCGACCATAAAATTCCAATTATTGCAAAAATTGAAAAACCCGAAGCGGTTGCAAACATCAACAAAATTGTATCGCATTGCGATGGTTTAATGGTGGCTCGTGGCGATTTAGGTGTTGAAATACCCGCACAAGAAGTTCCATTAATTCAAAAACAATTGGTTCATAAAGCAAAATACGCTCGAATTCCGGTTATTATTGCTACACAAATGATGGAAACCATGATTACCAGCTTAACCCCTACACGTGCCGAAGTGAACGACGTAGCAAACTCGGTAATGGACGGTGCCGACGCGGTAATGCTTTCAGGTGAAACATCGGTTGGTAATTATCCTGTACAGGTAATTGAAAAAATGACGCAGATTATTGAAAGTGTTGAAAATTCCGACTTAATAAAGCTACCCGTTAACGACCCTAAAATTAAAACCAAGCGTTTTATAACCAAATCTATTTGTTACCATGCGGCTATTATGGCAAATGATATTGAGGCTAAAGTTATTAATACGTTAACCAATTCAGGGTACACTGCTTTTCAAATATCAGCATGGCGCCCTAATGCGCATATTTTAGCATACACATCAAACAAACACATGCTTACGCAATTAAATTTACTTTGGGGCGTTACAGCATTTTGGTACGATAAATACGAAAGTACCGATGTTACTATTGAAGACATTAATAAAATTGCCAAAGAAAACAATTACGTTAATGAAGGCGATTATACCATTAATTTAGCATCGATGCCTTTAAACGAAAAAGGTATGGTAAACACTGTACGTGTTTCGGAGATTGAATAA
- a CDS encoding IPExxxVDY family protein, whose product MTPPKKNTTEIIHKLYDDDTYNDDIVLIALKSNMPDYKMAYCLNKQLGVHFKKVIPEISINDNGTAFFRSFNYHDQKNHLIWRLFENKSNFVENSENVNFSLFNSNDEGFYATNYLIPEWKTIDFFILIENIDFLFNTEELLEKIQTIKNISTQFIIEMDTLSTKSQKNLIF is encoded by the coding sequence ATGACACCACCTAAGAAAAATACAACGGAAATAATACACAAGTTATATGACGACGATACTTATAACGATGATATTGTTTTAATTGCATTAAAATCTAACATGCCCGATTATAAAATGGCATATTGCTTAAACAAACAATTAGGTGTTCATTTTAAAAAAGTAATCCCCGAAATATCAATAAACGATAACGGAACTGCTTTTTTTAGAAGTTTTAATTACCACGATCAAAAAAATCATTTAATTTGGCGGCTGTTTGAAAACAAATCGAACTTTGTTGAAAATAGTGAAAACGTGAATTTTTCGTTATTTAACAGTAACGACGAAGGTTTTTACGCAACAAATTATTTAATACCCGAGTGGAAAACCATTGACTTTTTTATTTTAATAGAAAACATAGATTTTTTATTTAATACAGAAGAGTTGTTGGAAAAAATTCAAACTATAAAAAACATTTCCACTCAATTTATTATTGAAATGGATACTTTAAGTACAAAATCACAAAAAAATTTAATTTTTTAA